The segment AACATACACCAATTCATTAATGGATGGTCACCTCCTACCCACTACCCCCTGATTATTCAGCTATGGAAGCATATCCCTCCTCATATTTGTTGGagtgtttggaaagaaagaaataacaaaatcttTAGAAATGTTGAAACCTCCCCAGACAATGTTTTTATTAGCTGCTTCAAAATGCTTAAGGATAATATATCTCTAACTAGATGGAAACCCCCTACAATCCACCTATCCCGACTAATTGGAGAATTGTGGAACATTGGAAGCTCCCCTTAGAGTTTAAGctcttcaacaacacttcaaaGATCAACAAAAAAAGGACCAAATGGATAGCCCCAAGTCCCTCATGgcataaactaaattttgatgggtcaGCCCAAAATATTTGGCAAGCGGGAAGTGGAGTTATTCGTGATCATCAAGGGGTTACTATTGCTGCTTATGCGAGTAGCCCAAAGAATCATACTGTCACTCAAGCTAAGGGAATGACCCTCCTATGGGGTCTGAAGTTCGTCACTACCATAGGTAttagacaactagaaattgaaggtgattcaaaagTAATTGTGGAAGCTATTAGTGGTGGATCTGTAGCGGGATGGAAAGTGGAATCTATTTTGAGGGATGCAAGAATGTTTCTAGCTAACCTTGACAATTTCACCATCCACCACATTTTTCAGAGAAGGGATTGCAGCTGCTGATTCTATGGCTACTATTGGTAGGTTGTAAGATGGCTTACGGTGTTGGAGGAGCACTGATTTGCTGCCAGTGATCACCAAGGAGATCTTGGAGAAAGAAAAAACTAAGTCTTAATGATGATTCTAACTAGTTGTAATCCGATGAAGAGAattaattatcaaaatttgaatttggagtgGGAACCCACTGATTATGGGATGGGTATGCCACGTAGCTATATATGGCCTAGTCATCAGTCCCAAAGGGTTTTAAATAATGATGGTACCTATTGGCGAAGTACCGATATCAGGAAAGGCAATATTTTTATTAATCATTTGGACGAATGATATTGGCGGTGATGAAGGTAATAGCTAGTCTTAGCTAAATTACATTGGGCAGATTGATGGATCACACGAGCGAAATTTATTTCGTGATGGGGAAATCTGTTTAAACACGACTTGTAATAATCATGGTGATTATTGCATGGTTTTACTTCAGAATTTGCTGGGCTTGCTTCTCGACTCTGCTTCTTCTCTTCAATGGCTCTATATTCTCTCTACCCTGTTTTTCATTACTTCTTCTAATATGGAGGAAACAATCATGGGGGGTGACAGACTGAGACTTGAACATGATAAAATAGATGAATTTAGAGCTAGGTCGGCGGTTTGGTTTGTGTGCACGAAAGGAGgcattgataaattcatggagagcATGAAAGGTAATGACGAGAGACTGTCAAAGCAGTTTGTGGCTTCTTGGGAGGACAGAAGGGTCACTATGGGAGGAATCTTGTTCGAAGTTAATGAACATGTGATTGCTTAGGTGACGGGCCTGTCCATGGAGGGTAGAAAATGGAAGAAACAGAGACGCATATCGGACACCACCAACTTAAATCATTTTTTCTGCGACGGGGAGAATCTTGTGAAGTGGGTCGGTGGTTTCAACTATGAAGAGCTTCCATCACCATGGGATGAGGTCTGCTACATCATCATGAAGTATTTTACTCTAGAAGGATAATATGGGGTTTTCTATTAGTATCacctccctttccttaaccatcttaGGAATAAGGATCTTATTTCCATCTCATTTTTTCTGCTACATTCCATGGATTCTAATGTGAGAGATATTGCTAAAGCCAAGAAGAAAGGCAAGGAATTTACCATTCTCCACCAAGGCCTTATCCTCTGCCTTTATAATTTCCACTTAGCCCTCTGTCCTCCCCGCACAATTTCGGTCCAAAATGTGCCTAAAAGTCAATCTCTGGCCATAGCCGCTGCCAACCCTGACATAAGCCCTTCTCACTTGCTCGAACCTGGCTCTTCcagtaagaaaaataaaaagtgtGCTTGCCACTCAGAGGATTTAAGACCTCCCAAGAAAGTGAGAATCTAGGAAATCGACTCTGATGTGAAAATTACTGATGAAGCTAACACTCCTCGTTGCTCTATGAGGCTAGTGTCCAAACCCCAAGAGAAGCCCTTGGTGGACCCCTCCTCATCCCATTATACTAGGGATACCAACCCCTCTGGTAATGCAGCCTTGTttcaatccacctcgacccctcattCTGCGAGCTGCACCCATGTGTGTGAGAGCCCTAAAAACCCCATGGGCCCGGATGCTGGACCCAAATCTCGGGCAAACTCTCAGTCCCCTACTCTCAGGTTTGAAAAAatggtggtggtggaggaagtgaACAACATAGAGGAGGAAGCGAAAGGAAAGTTGACAGATTTGGAGAAGAAAGTGGACGACATGATCGAGAAATTGCAGGAAATTGCCAGCAGAGCAGATGTAATTGATAATAAGTTGCATGATGTCTCCAGGTTCACATTGAATTTCATGCACTTCTCTGCGACCACTCTCTGTCTCTTGCAAGAAAGTGCcctcaaaggaaaaggaaaggaggaTGAGGATTGCAAAGACCTCTTTAAATTCCTCACCAAATAATAGGCAAAGAACCTCCTTCCCAAGAGGAGCCATTTCAAAAAGAAGTAACTTTGTTTACTATGgggtggtttttttattttttcaattgctCTTATGGCCTTATGACTTATAGTTATGGTTGCTGGTTAATCTTGGACTTAGTTACCTTTTGCCCCACATGACATATTTTAAAAAGACTTTTATATACTCTGTTAATATGCGTAGTATGTTTAacgtttttgatagaggaaagtttaggAGGCTGTGACTTTGTTGTTTCTCTACTAACAATTGTTTATCTGTTGTTATCTTGATTGTATATGGGTCAGCCCCctagttttggctgcttttaatatcaaaacattaaaatgatgattcttcttctttattttatatatatatatatatatatatatatttgggatcTTTAAAGTTTTGAGTCAATATTTTTATAGAATAATTAGGATAAATGTAAGATTTTAAAATAGTTTAAGGTTTATTATAATTGAGTGTCTTGTATTTCTTGATAACAGATATACTATCATTGTTATTTACTCTATATCAAAATAAAGGAATTTTTAGTGGAGAAAACAAAATTCTAATTATTAGaatttgtaattacaaaagtaattttataaattagacttctttcaaaaatttgtgtGATACAAAAGATAAAGTGTAATACTATTTCTTAGATCTTTAGTTTTTTTATGTTTCGAAAAAATGAAAATCTCACTAAATATTTAAAGGTTGAAATTTTCATACTTGAAAGgtgaaaatttaaatattattaataaatagTATTTTGTGGGGATTATTTAATGGAAAAATAAAGATGATAAAATTAAGACAATCAGACCTACCTATTATTAAGCTTGATAAATAATTTAAGGATAAATTATTTGGCTTCAAATTCATGAATGTGAATTTGTTTTACAAAATTACAATCCTTGCTCACCCAACCCACCAATTAGTAACtttaaataaactaaaaaaaatgataagtaaaagctcattaataaatttcacatgtaccactAGTCACCCACGACTGTAGCTATTCTAACTCCAAAACGACATGCCTCTACATGATCCTGAAGGCATACCATTCATGTCTGAAATGTCTATGAGACCGACGTGCTTGGGACCCACAGATTACATGGAGGTATTTGCCGCGGTGATGACGTGGATGATGTTTCCTTTTTGCATTTGATGGAAAAGCTTGCTTGCGGTTAAAATTTTCCCGGCCTATGTCATGGCGATGCAATGGTTACATCGGGCGACATGGTTAACATACTGTCGGCCACACGGTTTACATTTTTGGTAACCAACTTTATTGCGTCGACGAGTTGACTAACATCAATGGTCACGTGTTATAggcacatttttcaaatttttttttaaatggccaCGAGGTTTACATTTTTGGTAACCAAATTTATTGTGTCCACGAGTTGACTAACATCGACAGTCACATGTTATGGgcacaattttcaatttttaaatttttttttgaatgaaaactcgattTCATAAATTTTTTGGATATATTTCATATGGGAGCTACATGTAGAATGTagtggaggtgaaacaaaatatttGATGGTGTAAATCCATGTTGATCGTGGCATCACAATGTCCCTGGTTGAATCACTGAGCGAAGGAGTTGTGCTTCCATtggagttataggtatgcattgtcaaaatatCAGTGGCTCCGAAGGGGAGGACAAAAGTCGACCGAATGCATAACGCGAGTTGTCTTTAAAGTCCCTGTTACAAGTGGCATAGATCTTCGCCTTTCATCagtaaaaatcctcaaaaaatcaTTCTTGTTATCTTGGAAGCAACTCTTGAGATACAAAATAGTTTCCAATAAATCCAAGTCGATCTCTCTATTTTCCAAATAGGGCATAGTTAGTTGGGCTACAATGACTTCATTACTGAATTTCTTTTTGTCTAGAAAATGAGACACATTTTTGCCCTTGGAAAGCCAAGGAGCAAGTGGCAGTTTTTCGAGCTTATATTTGGTATATGGTGGTAGGTGGTGGTGGTGCTAGTTCTGCTATCTTTGTTACTGTTTGTGCCTCTCCCATTGCTCTTGGTGCTGATAGATCTCATGATACTTATGCTATTACCTTTGCCTTTGCTTGCTTTGTTTATGCTGTGAGAAAGAGGGTGATAAGGGAATTTACGATAAATTAAAAAATTCCAGGTAATGAGAGTACTCAAGGGAGAGGTTTTTTTTATTAGTATGATtgataattgatcaatcagtctatTCAAATTGAAAAATTTACCTACATAGAATGGTAATATATGGGTATATATTATACCCATATAACAAGTCAAATGTAGGTATGGTTGAATGGTACAATTTCTCCTTGCCAAGGAAAAGATGCGGGTTCGATTCCCGCTACCTGCCCATCTGTAGTATAGAATAGAATTATGAACTAGTTATCCATTTAGTTGTATTTTTATCTTCTTTATACATAAGGCCAAGATAAATGGGATGAACCATCCTTTTTGGATATAAAAAACTTATTGTGTCTTTGCGGAGATGAGATTTGAACCTGTGACTTCAAGGTTACAAGCCTTATGAGCTACCAAACTGCTCTACTTTGCGCTATCCCCTCATATTACCTTTTTTATAATACCCCAGAATGGGTACATCGAGCAATCCCTTGGGTATGCTATTCTCCCTCCCCCTATATATATAGGGAGGGAGAATAGCATAACAATAactttaaacaatttttttttaacctACCAACTCAATTTGGTTACCCCAGCCAACAAACATGCGTGAGCCATTTCACGGATTATACATCTGGATAATTCAAATTCTCTATAATTGGCTTTGGGTCTTCCAGTCTTCAAACAACATCGACGAAGATGTGTAGGTGCACTATTACGCGGTAGAGATTGTAATTTTCTATAAATATCCAATTTATCATCCAGTGATGAGACTTCGCTCATCTCTTTTTTCAAATATTGGCGAAGCAAATTATATTTCCTTTCCAATCtttgtttctttttctctctttgaatgagaCTTTTTCTTGCCATAATGATTCAGCTAGTTTATATAAAAATATAGATCAAATTTGAGATGGAGAAGTATTACGTGGATTACTCTTTCTTTTTATGCATAGAGATTAGatagaaaatataaatatttgaataaaatgaaaaagaATTAACCGAATTTGCCTGCTATAGAGGTTATTAAGAAAGTTGCATAGGTGAATATATAGCCTACAGAAAAGTGAGCTAATCCAACTAATTGCGCTTGAACAATGGAAAGAGATACTGGCTTATCCCTCCATCGAACTAAATTAGCCAAAGGTGTACGTTCATGAGCCCATGCAAGAGTTTCAACCAGTTCTTGCCAATATCCATGCCAAGAAATAAGAAACATAAATCCAGTAGCCCAAACAAGATGCCCAAATAAGAACATCCATGCCCATACAGATAAACCGTTCATACCAAAAGGATTGTATCCATTAATTAGTTGTGAAGAATTTAACCAAAGATAATCTCTTAACCATCCCATTAAATAAGTGGAAGACTCATTAAATTGAGCTACATTTCCCTGCCATAAGGTAATATGCTTCCAATGCCAATAGAAAGTAACCCATCCAATGGTATTCAACATCCAGAAAACTGCTAAATAAAAAGCATCCCAGGCCAAAATATCGCAAGTACCCCCCCGTCCCAGACCATCGCAAGGAAAACTACAACCAAAATCTTTCTTATCAGGCATTAGCTTAGAACCGCATGCATCTAAAGAACCTTTTACTAAAATCAATGTAGTTGTATGCAAACCTAGAGCAATAGCATGATGAACCAAAAAGTCTCTGGGACCAATTGTTAAGAATAGtgaatttttattattgttaataaCACTCAACCAACCGGGTAACCATAAGCTTTTGCCAGCATTGAATGTTGGATCATTTGCTGAAGATAAGAGTACATCAAAACCATATAAGGTCTTACCATGAGAAGATTGTATCCATTGAGAAAATATGGGTTCAATCAAGATTTGATTTTCTGGAGTACCAAAAGCAAGCATAACATCATTATGAACATAAAGTCCCAAGGTATAAAAAATTAGGAGTAAACTAACCCAACAAAAATGAGAGATTTTCTGTTCTGGATTATGATCTCTAATGAGAAATATAGCTCCATGAGAAAATTCCCCTATCATAATGAATCCGACAATGTATTGATGATGAGTATACAATGCAACTTGGGTAGTAAAATCTTGCACTATGAATGTATAGGTAGGTAAAGAATACATGTGTTGAGCTACCAAGGAAGTAACAACTCCCAAAGAAGATAGAGCAAGACCTAATTGAAAGTGAAGAGAATTATTGATTGTGTTGTAAAGACCCTTATGCCCGCGTCCTAATAAGCCTTTCAGAGGAACATGTGCTTCTAAAATATCTTTTATACTATGTCCAATCCCAAAGTTGGTTCTATACATATGACCaacaatgaaaaacacaaatgCAATAGCTAAATGATGATGCACGATAACAGTTAGccacaaactttgtgtttgtgggtGAAATCCCCCGAGAAGAGTTAGAATAGAAGTTCCCGCCCCTTTAGTAGTACCAAATAAATGACTACTACAATCGGGATTTTGAGCATAAAGATTCCACTGAACTATAAAAAGTGGTTCCAACCCTTCGGGATGCAGTAATACATCTAAAAAATTATCCCATCTTATGTGTTCTCCTCTTGATTCAGGAATAACGACATGAACTAAATGCCCCGTCCAATCCAAAGAACTGACTCCAAAAAGCCCTGACAAATGATGATTTTGACGATATTCAACATTTTTAAACCATGAAACACTTGGTTTCCATTGAGGTTGTAGATGCAACCAACCCGTTGTTAAAAAGAGAGCAAAAAGAAATAGCAAGAAAAGAGCTCCAGTATAAAGATCTTCATTAGTGCGTATGACAATTGTATACCACCACAGATAAACACCGGAATAAGAAATATTGACCGAACCGGGGGCACCTCCTCGGGTAAAGGCTTCTACGACTGGTTGACCAAAATGAGGATCCCAAATTGCATGAGCAATAGGTCTTACATGTAAGGGGTTGCAAACCCATGCTTCAAAACTGCCTTGCCAAGCTACGTAGAACAAATTACCAGAGGTCAACAGAAAGATTATAGCTAACTGACCAaagtgagaagaaaaagtcttttgATAAAGATGTTCTTCGGTAATATCATcatgataaatactaagaggggggggtgaattagtatgccaaaaatctttgcacttaaacactttgctagactaataataaaccggtaaaatagtttagcagacaaaccggttacaacacatgcaaaccaaatagaaaataatgcattcacccacaaaagcacaaacaccataacacaagagattttgacatggaaacccaaatgggaaaaaccaaggtgagatggaactcacaagtaactatctgcagaataggaactagaccggttaaggtcatacaatgttctttactagaacagatcctgttaggaatctcaatctctgttaggagataagtctgattaaagactaccttgctagaggattttagatccacagatgtgaaccaccttgttagaggatttacaaaaggcttttgggcctacccggttaagggctacagacttgtcaaagatgtgagtaatcaacaagtgagtgatctagcaaatagcacagattacttggttagatccttgatagctcattcctaatgcattccaacattacttcagtcttctacacattcatactctctaactcctcaaccaccttaaaccctagcaataacatcaacaacaacctaaaaccctagacatgatgtccttataaaggaatctgatttcatgtcggtccagcaggattacaatacaatttcctaggttcaatgcatctagacgtatctggtaacatgacacaagaagcattgttaaagtgtcagcactatcaaacaatcggtggatggtaactcatcacaaaatgtcaattggtaactcatcacagagtattaccatttcatacaaaataccggttcaagcaaaatgtcggttgctggtttgacaaaatgaagactgggaaatatgtgatctgtcgctttgatccttcataccgcttgagatcctcaaaccgcttgtggttaacatgccacttcagatcggtaatcactttctgcaaaacaccaatagtctaaggactataatgcatcatatcggttggaacaTGTACCAGGTGAGCTTTAATTAATACAtaaaaaaatgatctcaatgcaagtgtgtgtccatcaatgacaatcacaacataatcatcaaaaaataccaacaatctccccctttggcattgatggcaacacttaggaaattttgacatctaagtgttttacaacaaaaatatgccagaatcaaaattaccccccctaagcatatacactatcccttttgcagaaaatataatgtatactacttcttaacagaaataacatgaaagtatacatcaaaacattcaaaatttatacttctccccctttgccaacaatgacaaaaatattataGACTAACACCTATTtcaaaaataataagtgtttatgacagtaaagaataaaacttgtcaaaaacagatttaaagtcctacaagaattgtttcatagataaagaccaagactcaagtagggaggtggctacttctttctctgtctacatctgggagattTGTTCTttcatggcatctattgtgctcatctcctgtgttgtcgttaaggcatccagattgagatagcacttttgaagtatttgcagatgtTGGAGTAGAACGAGTTGTAGCTCCTGCAATTCTCGTAACcgggtgctgatctcatgctctattttagtaGACTGGATATGAAATTGGTAAAGGTTTCCCCATAAGCTATAAAAGAGTCATACGACaacttgaaggtgctcatatataactgcaaattagattgaagcttttgctcaagcacatcgtcacaaaacaaatggggttggcaaatcttgttgagtagaagattcccctcatctagagcatttcttatatccttctgtgctttttgcagttcagattggagctcattaagcttcttcaccagggcaatgttgagagccttttgatgctctttcttggcatttgcctctgctacctcctctaagctctgcacttgatcatccactactgtgcataggagcttcaattgggctAATGATGAGTCAGTGCTAGGGTGGTTTGTGCTGGgtaacaaaccagtaagagtgtccaccgtcgcttggatcacatcttgttcctttttcctccatattacttcaaggcgttcttgagcaaccttgatgctctgtagtagctccatttcacttgtagactggaggtcaatgggactagtgagGTCAGTCGGTTTGgtttgactatcggttgccttaggagtctccatctgtgtgctctttgccacttctgcttccttgtcctcctctgccttcttcttctccgcttcttttctcttttcctcttccttatcctcctctgtcttcttcttctctgcttccttcctcttctcctctaccttatcttcctcttccttcttcttttctacttcctttcgtttctcctcttcctttctcttctcctcttcctttcttttcttctctactacttttctcttttcttcctgtttccgtttctcctcatcttcttccttcttcttcttcttgtcctcttcctttttcttcttctcctcttcatccttcttcttcttctcctcttcattcttcttcttcttcttctcctcttcattcttcttcttctccacttgcttctttccttcctcctttttgtcctttgtttccttttgctttacttcctattttgcctgcttctcctgtcctgttgctttcgatggtgtaccctgagcaacatcctctccatccagagcatcgacatcaatagtgtctatgggtTCAGTAATCGggtttccttcattgtcaaacacttcatccggttcttgttcagccttcctattggcttcagccactctatgcatcttaagagcttctagagaaagagtgtgtgtattttttagcacttcttgaccctttccttctagtaataggagtcttcttcttctcatgaagaagaggcctttgtatttattcattacttcaaacagttttgaatttgatacatcaggaaaatgttcagcaaaaactttctctctcatttcctgttccttctctatggcaatgcgccatttattgtctaaggaattatacaaataatctggtgtctcagatctaatttttgaaggcgactggtcattaacacataaatactgaatgatttctttttcaactacttccttttcatcatcattaaagtcatcaaaacaataaatcaaatcattcaacttttctcctaatgtttttgatagttctttgacaatgtgtcaaaggtttgtaggaggagatgtcaatatttactggtgccaatgatgtcggttcattatttgtctttttctttgcttgtcatgtcttcttaggtttttcctcagacacagtttcttctgagtctggtgagacattccttgtcttcctctttctctcaaacacttttgCAGGTGCTGctaccagtttcttctttgcaggtgaccacttggtcactttgggactggttgCATTAactggtgccgatgctgaaggcactacctttcctttcttttcaggaggttcttcaactagtgcaaacctttctagataggtgccaattctctttgccttgggatctaggggtgaggcgattagggtagaggcatacccatctagcatatcatacatcacctcatagcccataggctccacttcttcctatctgggctcaactgcctccattatgcattgatcaactttgatgataaagcagatatcatcttcatacttcttgacaatgtcaccgaATATCCTCacccttaggctcatcttgcttctgaactcatcaaagtacttgttcagaacatcaaggtaaccggttccaactgcttgcaggatTTCTTTAATCTACTTGGTAATCGGTTGGTCCGTAGACCActaaatgtctcccactcctgggaagtatccttggaaataaaagaataatccgaccagtagttgaccaaacttgaacttcaatgcattatcttgtttgattgatttcagattcaacaggagttgcctttgcataccagtgcagaggttgaatgatgcatcttccttgatcatccgataagcagcatttaccgttgcagcagatacagagttaattctactagctgAGAACGTTCGGTATCCAATCACAATACACAcatatttcacgaggtcatccttgatggaattaacagtcattcctcatgagtcgctcattgaaccggtgagcttggacatttctgtcttgctgaccttccttagggctagcacttcccctgtattgtagaaatcggtgatgacatgaatagcttgaggagtgatatcatgcattctctagaggtacatcttgtcaccatgaactctactcagaataattctaatgtggtcatctgtgaaatcttctaggaagtaaaccgcattgtgaagtttcttcttctccaaaatgctatattccggtttgatcttttttatctttcccacaaaatagacctagctgtgaatggatcacaagagactctaggtcttcgattttgcagtctatataatctgaaatcccttcttctactataaccccagccggtacttgtgacaaagcattatatttcaattttctttgaatgaagtccatagaatcgacagttgcactagaactatcatgcgatgtggaagccatgacaaaacataaagctcgagaaatacctttcgaaagtcaagaatttagggctttgcaAATTCCACTTTGCCTTTCACTTCGTCGGTTGCTAAATCACTgatttgagttcttctcttgaccgatTGCAATTagcttttgaatctccttcaaggtttctaaaatttctctgaatcatagcacaaatcactttttcatcgctctgctcttgaaaaccttcttcgcttcgAAAGATGAtcatgagaaatgatttgaaaattccttttaaacatattcctcacctaccgcaattaatgctccaccattagggcataaaccctaatttgccttttatcgTTTCTGGTCTTCCGCCAAATGACAGGTATTGTATACCGGTTAAgttcttttactagtgtaaaccgggggttcgaaacattttttcgtttgctccccctaagcttttttgatgcttagtttgccggttctgatatttccacactagatgcagaaaccggttcttcttgtaacaccgctggtttcttcttccaggttttgttcatatccgcttgaacaatgtcaacatctatatttccttctagagtgaccggtatgtcatccgatatgttctttcttgatctacaaaatctagcaatgtgacccggtttgttgtagtgatagcagaccaatccaggtgctctccaaggtccattattgatgttgtcattcttcctcctgcatgttgcagcagtgtgaccatgaccatgacagaccatacagttttctctccatccagttgccgcttgatagccaccgcttcttggctgatgattgaaggcattaaaccggttgtgattccggttcacaaaaggttcaggac is part of the Cryptomeria japonica chromosome 10, Sugi_1.0, whole genome shotgun sequence genome and harbors:
- the LOC131039456 gene encoding photosystem I P700 chlorophyll a apoprotein A2-like, producing MASRFPKFSQGLAQDPTTCCIWFGIATTHDFESHDVIYHDDITEEHLYQKTFSSHFGQLAIIFLLTSGNLFYVAWQGSFEAWVCNPLHVRPIAHAIWDPHFGQPVVEAFTRGGAPGSVNISYSGVYLWWYTIVIRTNEDLYTGALFLLFLFALFLTTGWLHLQPQWKPSVSWFKNVEYRQNHHLSGLFGVSSLDWTGHLVHVVIPESRGEHIRWDNFLDVLLHPEGLEPLFIVQWNLYAQNPDCSSHLFGTTKGAGTSILTLLGGFHPQTQSLWLTVIVHHHLAIAFVFFIVGHMYRTNFGIGHSIKDILEAHVPLKGLLGRGHKGLYNTINNSLHFQLGLALSSLGVVTSLVAQHMYSLPTYTFIVQDFTTQVALYTHHQYIVGFIMIGEFSHGAIFLIRDHNPEQKISHFCWVSLLLIFYTLGLYVHNDVMLAFGTPENQILIEPIFSQWIQSSHGKTLYGFDVLLSSANDPTFNAGKSLWLPGWLSVINNNKNSLFLTIGPRDFLVHHAIALGLHTTTLILVKGSLDACGSKLMPDKKDFGCSFPCDGLGRGGTCDILAWDAFYLAVFWMLNTIGWVTFYWHWKHITLWQGNVAQFNESSTYLMGWLRDYLWLNSSQLINGYNPFGMNGLSVWAWMFLFGHLVWATGFMFLISWHGYWQELVETLAWAHERTPLANLVRWRDKPVSLSIVQAQLVGLAHFSVGYIFTYATFLITSIAGKFG